A window from Leptospira meyeri encodes these proteins:
- the nuoK gene encoding NADH-quinone oxidoreductase subunit NuoK: MNQFISGIPVTYILGLAGILFSIGVLGVLIRRNIVIIFMSVELILNSVNLVFVTFSKALSHISGETIVFFVMAIAAAEAAVGLALVIAIFRHKKSTNVDELQSMRW; this comes from the coding sequence ATGAACCAATTCATTAGTGGAATCCCTGTTACATACATCTTAGGTCTTGCTGGAATTTTATTTTCCATTGGTGTTCTTGGAGTTCTCATTCGAAGGAACATCGTCATCATCTTTATGTCTGTGGAACTGATTTTAAATTCAGTGAATTTAGTTTTTGTTACCTTTTCCAAAGCACTTTCCCATATTTCAGGGGAAACAATTGTATTCTTTGTGATGGCAATTGCTGCGGCAGAAGCGGCTGTGGGACTGGCACTTGTGATTGCCATTTTCCGGCATAAAAAATCCACCAATGTGGATGAACTCCAATCGATGAGATGGTAA
- a CDS encoding NADH-quinone oxidoreductase subunit J, producing MDEIIYMNIESSPSFLLFIFFGTVTVVTALSVIFQKNPVVSAVSLVFTFFSLAGIYGIMGALFIATMQVLVYAGAIMVLIVFVLMLLSQRAETLSRYRKHPIRLVLLSVFALGFFFLLYSALTTGVPHSDQTGKGYELSEYSFPIQGTGNVKTKGNVATVGASTYLDYLLPFEMISILLLVAVLGAVILAKKRLTEVEQTKDNVL from the coding sequence ATGGATGAAATTATTTATATGAATATCGAATCTTCTCCTTCCTTTTTATTATTTATTTTTTTTGGAACTGTGACTGTGGTAACTGCACTTAGTGTCATCTTCCAAAAAAATCCAGTGGTTTCGGCAGTATCGCTTGTTTTTACCTTCTTTTCTTTGGCGGGGATATATGGAATTATGGGCGCTTTGTTTATTGCCACCATGCAGGTGTTAGTGTATGCAGGTGCCATTATGGTTCTCATTGTTTTTGTTTTGATGTTACTTTCGCAACGAGCAGAAACTTTGTCTCGGTATAGAAAACATCCAATCCGTTTGGTTTTGCTTTCTGTGTTTGCATTAGGATTTTTCTTTTTGTTATATAGCGCACTCACAACGGGAGTTCCTCATTCAGACCAGACGGGAAAAGGTTATGAACTTTCTGAGTATTCATTTCCTATCCAAGGGACAGGAAATGTGAAAACAAAGGGGAATGTGGCGACAGTTGGTGCCTCTACTTACTTGGACTATTTACTCCCTTTTGAAATGATTTCTATCTTACTTCTCGTGGCAGTTCTTGGAGCAGTGATTCTTGCCAAAAAAAGACTCACGGAAGTTGAACAAACCAAGGACAACGTGTTATGA
- the nuoH gene encoding NADH-quinone oxidoreductase subunit NuoH, protein MDWALILAWGIKILSLFFVILTGVAYYTLAERKFAGFIQDRPGPNRAGIFGLFQPLADGIKFIAKEEIFPKNVSKGMYLLAPTISMTCAIMAWAVIPFGGSLPAPEWLTALTGVSTIDLQIANPDSGVLYMLAISSLSVYGIMIAGWSSNNKYSLLGGVRSTAQMISYELPMGLSIVVIVIMTGSLKLTDISDSQKDMWNILSPPGFVAFFIYVTAMFAETNRLPFDLAEAESELVVGFHTEYGAFKFALFFLAEYMNMITMSCLTTLLFFGGYNVPFQLGAGSHYQAFYGLGFFILKVLFFAFLFIWVRWTLPRFRYDQLMKLGWKKMIPWGLFAVMFAAIYTVYWKEGWMKLFI, encoded by the coding sequence ATGGACTGGGCTCTAATACTTGCTTGGGGAATTAAAATCCTCTCACTCTTTTTTGTCATTCTAACCGGTGTGGCCTATTATACGCTCGCCGAACGTAAGTTTGCTGGTTTTATCCAAGACCGTCCTGGTCCCAATCGGGCCGGTATTTTTGGACTTTTCCAACCACTTGCCGACGGAATCAAATTCATCGCCAAAGAAGAAATTTTTCCAAAAAACGTTTCGAAAGGGATGTATCTTTTGGCTCCCACAATCTCTATGACTTGTGCCATTATGGCTTGGGCTGTGATCCCTTTTGGGGGAAGTCTTCCCGCGCCGGAATGGCTTACGGCACTTACCGGTGTCAGTACCATTGATTTACAAATTGCCAATCCCGATTCAGGGGTTTTATACATGCTTGCTATTTCATCTCTTTCTGTGTATGGGATTATGATTGCTGGTTGGTCCAGTAACAACAAATATTCGTTACTTGGTGGAGTCCGCTCAACGGCTCAGATGATTAGTTACGAACTTCCTATGGGACTTTCCATAGTTGTGATCGTGATTATGACAGGATCACTAAAGTTAACAGACATTAGCGATTCCCAAAAAGACATGTGGAACATTTTGTCCCCCCCTGGTTTTGTTGCCTTTTTTATTTATGTGACTGCGATGTTTGCAGAAACCAATCGACTTCCTTTTGACTTGGCCGAAGCGGAATCAGAACTTGTTGTAGGTTTTCATACCGAATACGGGGCTTTTAAGTTCGCACTTTTCTTTTTGGCTGAATACATGAACATGATCACCATGTCTTGCCTTACCACCTTACTCTTTTTTGGTGGATACAATGTTCCCTTTCAATTGGGAGCAGGTTCGCATTACCAAGCGTTTTATGGACTTGGATTTTTCATTTTAAAAGTTCTTTTCTTTGCCTTTTTATTCATTTGGGTTCGTTGGACTCTTCCTCGTTTTCGTTATGACCAACTCATGAAACTGGGTTGGAAAAAAATGATCCCTTGGGGTTTATTTGCTGTGATGTTTGCTGCCATTTACACAGTTTATTGGAAAGAAGGATGGATGAAATTATTTATATGA